A portion of the Desulforegula conservatrix Mb1Pa genome contains these proteins:
- a CDS encoding MarR family winged helix-turn-helix transcriptional regulator, with amino-acid sequence GGSVIGDFFLFLDMSNSVSPPAEPGVYLGLIKNRADKGFNMATDSRDILTSCLYFTANSLARVITRMAEEAFRPTGLSPSHAFLLILANENPGIGPKEMSGHLQLAPSTVTRFVDTLVNRGFLERKSEGKNVGLFPTQSGLSLQPAITEAWQSLHQRYSEILGIDEGDALAITIDQAAKKLENAGYRLACMCGKETKQPE; translated from the coding sequence GGCGGTTCAGTTATTGGAGACTTCTTCTTATTCCTGGATATGTCAAACTCTGTGAGTCCACCGGCAGAGCCGGGGGTTTACTTAGGATTAATTAAAAATCGGGCTGACAAGGGATTTAATATGGCTACAGACAGCAGGGACATTCTTACAAGCTGCCTTTATTTCACGGCAAACAGCCTTGCAAGGGTAATAACCAGAATGGCTGAAGAAGCTTTTCGCCCAACCGGCCTATCCCCTTCCCATGCATTTCTTCTTATCCTTGCAAATGAAAACCCTGGAATCGGGCCCAAAGAAATGAGTGGGCATCTTCAGCTTGCTCCGTCCACAGTCACAAGATTCGTTGACACTCTCGTGAACAGAGGCTTTCTTGAAAGAAAATCAGAAGGCAAGAATGTGGGGCTATTTCCAACCCAAAGCGGACTGTCGCTTCAGCCAGCAATAACCGAAGCATGGCAGTCGCTTCACCAGAGATACTCAGAAATACTTGGGATTGACGAAGGCGACGCCCTCGCAATTACAATTGATCAGGCAGCAAAAAAACTTGAAAACGCGGGATACAGACTTGCTTGCATGTGCGGCAAAGAAACGAAACAGCCTGAATAG